The following coding sequences lie in one Micromonospora sp. R77 genomic window:
- a CDS encoding hemolysin family protein encodes MAVDPVPVMTTLAAGAAPGLPDVQLVVFAAGLVVLAGLIAMTEAALAAVSPARAAELARDSARGARALQAVAGDVVRHLNLLLLLRLLAELTATTLVALVAVDSFGAGWRAALVTAGAMTVVSFVVVGVAPRTLGRQHAYAVGRAVAPLVRWLGRALNPLASLLILIGNAVTPGRGFREGPFATQVELRELVDLAEQRGVVEHGERQMIHSVFALGDTIAREVMVPRTEMVWIEEGKTLSQALALFLRSGFSRIPVIGESVDDVLGVLYLKDLIRRTRGGDPRAEELPVAELMRPATFVPESKPVDDLLSEMQAARNHLVIVVDEYGGTGGLVTIEDILEEIVGEITDEYDVERPPVERLDDGAVRVTARLPVENLGELFDTELPTDEVETVGGLLAQSLGRVPIPGAEAEVAGLRLIAEGTTGRRNRIDTVLVSRIEPTDGQDSPGRGEHAESRNNQNRSEERLPADA; translated from the coding sequence CTGGCGGTCGACCCGGTCCCGGTGATGACCACCCTGGCGGCCGGCGCCGCCCCGGGCCTGCCCGACGTCCAGCTCGTCGTCTTCGCGGCGGGGCTGGTGGTGCTGGCCGGCCTCATCGCGATGACCGAGGCGGCGCTGGCCGCCGTCTCCCCGGCCCGGGCCGCCGAGCTGGCCCGGGACTCCGCACGCGGGGCGCGGGCGCTGCAGGCGGTCGCCGGTGACGTGGTGCGCCACCTCAACCTGCTGCTGCTGCTCCGGCTGCTGGCCGAGCTGACCGCCACCACCCTGGTCGCCCTGGTCGCGGTGGACAGCTTCGGCGCCGGCTGGCGGGCGGCGCTGGTCACCGCCGGGGCGATGACCGTGGTCAGCTTCGTGGTGGTCGGGGTTGCGCCGCGCACCCTGGGCCGGCAGCACGCGTACGCGGTCGGTCGGGCGGTGGCGCCGCTGGTGCGCTGGCTGGGCCGGGCGCTCAACCCGCTCGCCTCGCTGCTGATCCTGATCGGCAACGCGGTCACCCCGGGGCGCGGCTTCCGGGAGGGGCCGTTCGCCACCCAGGTGGAGCTGCGCGAGCTGGTCGACCTGGCGGAGCAGCGCGGTGTCGTGGAGCACGGCGAGCGGCAGATGATCCACTCGGTCTTCGCCCTCGGCGACACCATCGCCCGGGAGGTGATGGTGCCGCGTACCGAGATGGTGTGGATCGAGGAGGGCAAGACGCTCTCCCAGGCGCTGGCGCTCTTCCTGCGCTCCGGTTTCTCCCGCATCCCGGTGATCGGCGAGAGCGTGGACGACGTGCTGGGTGTGCTCTACCTGAAGGACCTGATCCGGCGTACCCGGGGCGGGGACCCGCGGGCCGAGGAACTGCCGGTGGCGGAGCTGATGCGCCCGGCGACCTTCGTGCCGGAGTCCAAGCCGGTCGACGACCTGCTGTCGGAGATGCAGGCGGCCCGCAACCACCTGGTCATCGTGGTGGACGAGTACGGCGGCACCGGCGGCCTGGTCACCATCGAGGACATCCTGGAGGAGATCGTCGGCGAGATCACCGACGAGTACGATGTCGAACGCCCGCCGGTCGAACGCCTGGACGACGGGGCCGTACGGGTCACCGCCCGGCTCCCGGTGGAGAATCTGGGCGAGCTCTTCGACACCGAACTCCCCACCGACGAGGTGGAGACGGTCGGCGGTCTGCTCGCCCAGTCCCTCGGTCGGGTCCCGATCCCCGGGGCGGAGGCCGAGGTGGCCGGCCTGCGGCTGATCGCCGAGGGCACCACCGGCCGGCGCAACCGGATCGACACCGTGCTGGTGAGCCGGATCGAGCCGACCGACGGGCAGGACAGTCCGGGGCGCGGCGAGCACGCCGAGTCCCGCAACAACCAGAACCGATCCGAGGAGAGGCTACCCGCCGATGCCTGA
- the era gene encoding GTPase Era — MTGAAPRPPYRAGFACFVGRPNAGKSTLTNAIVGTKIAITSNKPQTTRHVIRAVLHRPDSQLVLVDTPGLHRPRTLLGERLNDLVRSTWSEVDVIGLCIPADEPIGRGDRFITGELAELKATVLAVVTKTDLVDKKKLAEQLLAVSELGEFAAVVPVSAVSGHQVDTLVDVMTGYLPESPQLYPDDMLTEEPEQVLCAELIREAALEGVRDELPHSIAVVVEEMIVEGQLTKIYADLYVERPSQKAIVIGHRASRLKAVGTTARKQIEELLGSRVYLDLHVRVAKDWQRDPKQLRKLGF; from the coding sequence GTGACCGGGGCCGCGCCGCGTCCGCCGTACCGTGCGGGTTTCGCCTGTTTCGTCGGGCGGCCGAACGCCGGCAAGTCGACGCTGACCAACGCGATCGTCGGTACGAAGATCGCGATTACCTCGAACAAGCCGCAGACCACCCGGCACGTCATCCGGGCCGTGCTGCACCGGCCGGACTCGCAGCTCGTCCTCGTCGACACGCCGGGTCTGCACCGGCCCCGGACGCTGCTCGGCGAGCGCCTCAACGACCTGGTCCGCTCCACCTGGAGCGAGGTGGACGTGATCGGCCTGTGCATCCCGGCGGACGAGCCGATCGGCCGGGGCGACCGGTTCATCACCGGCGAGCTGGCCGAGCTGAAGGCCACCGTGCTGGCCGTGGTGACCAAGACCGACCTGGTGGACAAGAAGAAGCTGGCCGAGCAGCTGCTCGCGGTGAGCGAGCTGGGCGAGTTCGCCGCCGTCGTGCCGGTGAGCGCGGTCTCCGGGCACCAGGTGGACACCCTGGTCGACGTGATGACCGGCTATCTGCCCGAGTCGCCGCAGCTCTATCCCGACGACATGCTCACCGAGGAACCGGAGCAGGTGCTCTGCGCCGAGCTGATCCGGGAGGCGGCCCTGGAGGGGGTCCGCGACGAGCTGCCGCACTCCATCGCCGTGGTGGTGGAGGAGATGATCGTCGAGGGGCAGCTCACCAAGATCTATGCCGACCTCTACGTCGAGCGGCCCAGCCAGAAGGCCATCGTGATCGGGCACCGGGCCAGCCGGCTCAAGGCGGTCGGCACCACCGCCCGCAAGCAGATCGAGGAGCTGCTGGGCAGCCGGGTCTATCTGGACCTGCACGTCCGGGTCGCGAAGGACTGGCAGCGCGACCCGAAGCAGCTGCGCAAGCTCGGCTTCTGA
- the dnaJ gene encoding molecular chaperone DnaJ, producing MARDYYGILGVNREASDDEIKRAYRKLARQFHPDVNPDPEAQEKFKDINAAYEVLSDDRKRQIVDLGGDPLAPGGGGAGGPGGPGGAGPFVGFQDIMDAFFGGAAGGARGPRPRTRPGADAILRLELDLHETAFGVEAPITVDTAVLCTTCSGAGTAAGTHLATCEACGGRGEVQSVQRTFLGQVVSARPCTVCQGYGTTIPHPCPTCAGDGRVRTRRSLTVKIPAGVEDGMRIRLAQQGEVGPGGGTAGDLYVEIHERPHDVYSRKGDDLHCRVTVPMTAAALGTRLTIKTLDSEETVDVKAGTQPGSTLRLRARGVPHLRGTGRGDLYVHLDVRTPTKLDADQEKMLRDFAKTRGEEVAELTKQGGFFSRMRDAFNGHP from the coding sequence GTGGCCAGGGACTACTACGGCATTCTCGGTGTGAACCGGGAGGCCTCCGACGACGAGATCAAGCGCGCCTACCGCAAGCTGGCGCGGCAGTTCCACCCGGACGTCAATCCGGACCCGGAGGCACAGGAGAAGTTCAAGGACATCAACGCGGCGTACGAGGTCCTCTCGGACGACCGGAAGCGGCAGATCGTCGACCTGGGTGGCGACCCGCTCGCCCCGGGCGGCGGCGGTGCCGGCGGCCCCGGGGGACCGGGCGGCGCGGGACCCTTCGTCGGTTTCCAGGACATCATGGACGCCTTCTTCGGCGGGGCGGCCGGCGGTGCCCGGGGGCCCCGTCCACGGACCCGGCCGGGCGCGGACGCGATCCTGCGGCTGGAGCTGGACCTGCACGAGACCGCGTTCGGCGTCGAGGCGCCGATCACCGTCGACACCGCGGTGCTCTGCACCACCTGCTCCGGCGCCGGCACCGCGGCCGGCACCCACCTGGCCACCTGCGAGGCGTGCGGCGGCCGGGGCGAGGTGCAGTCGGTGCAGCGGACCTTCCTCGGCCAGGTGGTCTCCGCCCGGCCCTGCACGGTCTGCCAGGGCTACGGCACCACCATCCCGCACCCCTGCCCGACCTGCGCCGGTGACGGCCGGGTGCGGACCCGCCGCTCGCTGACCGTCAAGATCCCGGCCGGGGTCGAGGACGGCATGCGGATCCGGCTGGCCCAGCAGGGTGAGGTGGGCCCGGGCGGCGGCACGGCCGGCGACCTCTACGTGGAGATCCACGAGCGGCCGCACGACGTCTACTCCCGCAAGGGCGACGACCTGCACTGCCGGGTCACCGTGCCGATGACCGCCGCCGCGCTCGGCACCCGGCTGACCATCAAGACCCTCGACAGCGAGGAGACGGTCGACGTCAAGGCCGGCACCCAGCCGGGCAGCACGCTGCGGCTGCGCGCCCGGGGCGTACCGCACCTGCGCGGCACCGGCCGGGGTGACCTCTATGTCCACCTGGACGTGCGGACCCCGACGAAGCTCGACGCCGACCAGGAGAAGATGCTGCGCGACTTCGCCAAGACCCGGGGCGAGGAGGTCGCCGAGCTGACCAAGCAGGGTGGCTTCTTCTCCCGGATGCGCGACGCCTTCAACGGGCACCCCTGA
- a CDS encoding histidine triad nucleotide-binding protein, which yields MGTDCLFCRIVAGEIPATVVRETATTLAFRDIDPKAPTHVLVIPKEHYADVATLAQGDPGLAGEVLATAALVAEEEGLTVDGFRLMFNTGPYGGQEVFHVHAHLLGGAPLGPMLCR from the coding sequence ATGGGAACCGACTGCCTGTTCTGCCGGATCGTCGCGGGAGAGATCCCGGCCACCGTCGTGCGGGAGACCGCCACGACCCTCGCCTTCCGGGACATCGACCCCAAGGCGCCCACCCACGTGCTGGTCATCCCGAAGGAGCACTACGCCGACGTGGCGACCCTCGCCCAGGGCGATCCCGGCCTGGCCGGCGAGGTGCTCGCCACCGCCGCCCTCGTGGCCGAGGAGGAGGGGCTGACCGTCGACGGGTTCCGGCTGATGTTCAACACCGGCCCGTACGGCGGCCAGGAGGTCTTCCACGTGCACGCGCACCTGCTCGGCGGCGCGCCGCTCGGCCCGATGCTCTGCCGCTGA
- a CDS encoding 16S rRNA (uracil(1498)-N(3))-methyltransferase: MSAPLFLVEALPTGDTLTLDGPEGHHAADVQRLRVGEELLLADGRGGTAAAVVTAAGKGTLDVRLTSRGYVDASVPRLVVVQGIAKGDRGELAVQAMTEVGVDEIVPWAASRSVAQWRGERGVRAREKWAATAREAAKQARRAWLPVVAGAPDESTRTVVRRIAGAATAFVLHEEAEERLTTAELPATGEIVLVVGPEGGIAPAELAAFREAGARPVRLGPSVLRTSTAGVAALSVLSARLDRW, encoded by the coding sequence GTGTCGGCGCCGCTGTTCCTGGTCGAGGCGCTGCCCACCGGTGACACGCTGACCCTGGACGGTCCCGAGGGGCACCACGCCGCCGACGTGCAGCGGCTGCGCGTCGGCGAGGAGCTGCTCCTCGCCGACGGGCGGGGTGGCACGGCCGCCGCCGTGGTCACCGCCGCCGGCAAGGGCACCCTCGACGTCCGGCTCACCTCTCGGGGGTACGTCGACGCGTCCGTCCCGCGGCTCGTGGTGGTGCAGGGCATCGCCAAGGGTGACCGGGGCGAGCTGGCCGTGCAGGCGATGACCGAGGTCGGCGTGGACGAGATCGTGCCCTGGGCGGCGTCCCGCTCGGTGGCGCAGTGGCGCGGTGAGCGGGGCGTACGGGCCCGGGAGAAGTGGGCCGCCACCGCCCGGGAGGCGGCCAAGCAGGCCCGCCGGGCGTGGCTGCCGGTGGTGGCCGGTGCGCCCGACGAGTCCACCCGCACCGTGGTCCGGCGGATCGCCGGGGCCGCCACCGCGTTCGTGCTGCACGAGGAGGCCGAGGAGCGGCTGACCACCGCCGAGCTGCCCGCGACGGGGGAGATCGTCCTGGTGGTCGGCCCCGAGGGCGGGATCGCGCCGGCCGAGCTTGCCGCCTTCCGGGAGGCCGGTGCCCGCCCCGTCCGGCTGGGCCCGTCGGTGCTGCGTACCTCCACGGCCGGCGTCGCCGCCCTGAGCGTCCTCTCCGCCCGCCTCGACCGCTGGTAG
- a CDS encoding serine hydrolase has product MITVHDRLGRMVAQAQAQGRIPAVSAALHRADRPLWTCTVGGTGNDTPLGPETVFRIGSVTKTFTSVLVLQCRDEGLLDLDDPIGRHLDLPAHGELTVRRLLSHTAGLQREPHGDVWDTLRAPGVDQLLADLHRVERVLPTGRRYHYSNLGMALLGELVARLRGGTWAEVLAERVLAPLGLTATSPTPGQRAATGFLVDAYSDEARPEPPTDFGAVAPAAQLWSTATDMARWAAFLADPAALDPTGAVLAPATLDEMRWPLTTTDETLWAAGFGLGLILVPQGQRVVHVGHDGAMPGFLAAVYGRRGGDGTAGAMGCAVLGSAGTGVEVFDLPHRLLAAATEHDPADIAPWRPGEPAPDHLRGVLGRWWGEGFEYVFSWHDGTLRARGADDPAGRPPAVFAPLPDRPDVFRTVAGREVGELLRLTRDERGVVVRMHWATYRFTRAQETFDGYDFRTGS; this is encoded by the coding sequence ATGATCACGGTGCACGACCGGCTCGGCCGGATGGTGGCGCAGGCCCAGGCGCAGGGCCGGATCCCGGCGGTCTCGGCCGCCCTGCACCGGGCCGACCGGCCGCTCTGGACCTGCACGGTGGGCGGGACCGGCAACGACACCCCGCTGGGGCCGGAGACCGTCTTCCGGATCGGCTCGGTCACCAAGACCTTCACCTCGGTGCTGGTGCTCCAGTGCCGCGACGAGGGCCTGCTCGACCTGGACGACCCGATCGGGCGGCACCTGGACCTGCCGGCGCACGGCGAGCTGACCGTACGCCGGCTGTTGTCGCACACCGCGGGCCTGCAGCGGGAGCCGCACGGCGACGTCTGGGACACCCTGCGCGCCCCCGGCGTGGACCAGCTCCTCGCCGACCTGCACCGGGTCGAGCGGGTGCTGCCCACCGGGCGGCGCTACCACTACTCCAACCTCGGCATGGCGCTCCTCGGCGAGCTGGTCGCCCGGCTGCGCGGCGGCACCTGGGCGGAGGTGCTCGCCGAGCGGGTGCTCGCCCCGCTCGGGCTGACCGCGACCTCGCCGACGCCGGGACAGCGGGCGGCGACCGGGTTCCTGGTGGACGCGTACTCGGACGAGGCCCGGCCGGAACCGCCGACCGACTTCGGGGCGGTGGCCCCCGCCGCGCAGCTCTGGAGCACCGCGACCGACATGGCCCGCTGGGCGGCCTTCCTGGCCGACCCGGCCGCGCTGGACCCGACCGGCGCGGTGCTCGCCCCGGCCACCCTCGACGAGATGCGCTGGCCGCTGACCACCACCGACGAGACGCTCTGGGCGGCCGGCTTCGGGCTCGGCCTGATCCTGGTGCCGCAGGGGCAGCGGGTGGTGCACGTCGGGCACGACGGGGCGATGCCCGGGTTCCTGGCCGCCGTCTACGGCCGGCGGGGTGGGGACGGCACCGCCGGTGCGATGGGCTGCGCGGTGCTCGGCTCCGCCGGCACCGGCGTGGAGGTCTTCGACCTGCCGCACCGGCTGCTCGCCGCCGCGACCGAGCACGACCCGGCCGACATCGCGCCGTGGCGGCCGGGCGAGCCGGCCCCCGACCACCTGCGGGGCGTGCTGGGCCGGTGGTGGGGCGAGGGCTTCGAGTACGTCTTCTCCTGGCACGACGGGACCCTGCGGGCCCGGGGCGCGGACGATCCGGCGGGTCGCCCCCCGGCGGTCTTCGCCCCGCTGCCGGACCGGCCGGACGTGTTCCGCACGGTGGCCGGGCGGGAGGTCGGCGAGCTGCTCCGGCTGACCCGCGACGAGCGTGGCGTGGTGGTCCGGATGCACTGGGCCACCTACCGCTTCACCCGCGCCCAGGAGACCTTCGACGGCTACGACTTCCGCACCGGTAGTTGA
- the ybeY gene encoding rRNA maturation RNase YbeY: protein MSIEIANESGVEVDTDAVLAVARHALDEMGVNPLAELSVLLVDVDYMTELNHRWMGGDGPTDVLAFPMDEGSVDHGPGESAPAGGEPALLGDIVLCPEVASKQAATAGHSPADELHLLTVHGVLHLLGYDHAEPEEEREMFGLQARLLASWRSTRSR from the coding sequence TTGTCCATCGAGATCGCCAACGAGTCCGGTGTCGAGGTCGACACCGACGCCGTGCTCGCCGTCGCCCGGCACGCCCTCGACGAGATGGGGGTCAACCCCCTCGCCGAGCTCTCCGTGCTGCTGGTCGACGTCGACTACATGACCGAGCTGAACCACCGCTGGATGGGCGGCGACGGTCCGACCGACGTGCTCGCCTTCCCCATGGACGAGGGCAGCGTCGACCACGGCCCGGGGGAGAGCGCCCCGGCCGGTGGTGAGCCGGCGCTGCTCGGCGACATCGTGCTCTGCCCGGAGGTGGCGTCCAAGCAGGCGGCCACCGCCGGCCACTCGCCCGCGGACGAGCTGCACCTGCTCACCGTGCACGGCGTGCTGCACCTGCTCGGCTACGACCATGCCGAGCCGGAGGAGGAGCGCGAGATGTTCGGGCTCCAGGCCCGACTGCTGGCCAGCTGGCGGTCGACCCGGTCCCGGTGA
- the hrcA gene encoding heat-inducible transcriptional repressor HrcA, with protein MGLDDRKLAVLRAIVEDYVATQEPVGSRALVERHQLGVSPATVRNDMAVLEEEGYIRQPHTSAGRVPTDRGYRLFVDRLSRVKPLSPAERRAIERFLVGAVDLDDVVHRTVRLLAQLTRQVAVVQYPSLARSSVRHLELVPISTTRLMLVMIADTGRVEQRLVELPAPIPADDVTDLRRLVNEKLVGSRLSETPPLVQALVDEAVPHLRGAMTTLSTVLLETLVERHEERIALAGTANLTRGGLLDFQGSLRPILEALEEEVVMLKLIGEAESTTTRVLIGDENEIDNLRAASVVSTGYGPGSTALGGLGVLGPTRMDYPGTIATVRAVARYVGELLAQN; from the coding sequence ATGGGTCTCGACGACCGCAAGCTCGCCGTGCTGCGCGCGATCGTCGAGGACTACGTCGCCACCCAGGAACCGGTGGGGAGCAGGGCCCTCGTCGAGCGCCACCAGCTCGGCGTCTCCCCGGCGACGGTGCGCAACGACATGGCGGTGCTGGAGGAGGAGGGCTACATCCGGCAGCCGCACACCAGTGCCGGCCGGGTGCCCACCGACCGGGGTTACCGGCTCTTCGTCGACCGGCTGTCCCGGGTCAAGCCGCTCAGCCCGGCCGAACGCCGCGCCATCGAACGCTTCCTGGTCGGCGCGGTCGACCTGGACGACGTGGTGCACCGCACGGTCCGGCTGCTGGCCCAGCTCACCCGCCAGGTCGCCGTCGTGCAGTACCCGTCGCTGGCCCGTTCCTCGGTGCGTCACCTGGAGCTGGTGCCGATCTCCACCACCCGGCTGATGCTGGTCATGATCGCGGACACCGGGCGGGTCGAGCAGCGGCTGGTCGAGCTGCCCGCGCCGATCCCCGCCGACGACGTCACCGACCTGCGCCGGCTGGTCAACGAGAAGCTGGTCGGCAGCCGCCTGTCGGAGACCCCGCCGCTGGTCCAGGCGCTGGTCGACGAGGCCGTGCCGCACCTGCGCGGGGCGATGACCACGCTGTCGACCGTGCTGCTGGAGACCCTCGTCGAGCGGCACGAGGAGCGCATCGCGCTGGCCGGCACCGCCAACCTCACCCGGGGTGGACTGCTCGACTTCCAGGGCTCGCTGCGCCCCATCCTGGAGGCGCTGGAGGAGGAGGTGGTGATGCTCAAGCTGATCGGCGAGGCGGAGTCCACCACCACCCGGGTGCTGATCGGCGACGAGAACGAGATCGACAACCTGCGGGCCGCCTCGGTGGTCAGCACCGGGTACGGCCCGGGCTCGACCGCCCTCGGCGGCCTGGGTGTGCTGGGTCCCACCCGGATGGACTACCCCGGCACGATCGCCACGGTGAGGGCCGTGGCACGCTACGTGGGCGAGCTGCTGGCCCAGAACTGA
- a CDS encoding SDR family NAD(P)-dependent oxidoreductase gives MAGRAVLVTGASRGIGSAVARVFAAGGDRVAVHHRDSAELAERVRADLPGDGHVVVRADLADPDAVRAMVDEAAERLGGLDVLVNNAGVYGPRELPHPVFGNTYEQWREQWRLVLETNLTGAANVTWCAAQHMRERGGRIVNVSSRGAFRGEPEQPAYGASKAGLNALGQSLALALAPYGIAVATVAPGFVETDMTTTHLAGERGDAIRAQSPFNRVARPAEIAAAVHWLASPEAEWASGTIVDLNGASYLRS, from the coding sequence ATGGCGGGACGGGCGGTACTGGTGACGGGGGCCTCGCGCGGCATCGGCAGCGCGGTGGCGAGGGTGTTCGCGGCGGGCGGGGACCGCGTGGCGGTGCACCACCGCGACTCCGCCGAGCTGGCCGAACGGGTACGCGCCGACCTGCCCGGCGACGGGCACGTGGTGGTCCGCGCCGACCTCGCCGACCCGGACGCCGTCCGGGCGATGGTGGACGAGGCCGCCGAGCGCCTCGGCGGGCTGGACGTGCTGGTCAACAACGCCGGTGTCTACGGCCCCCGGGAGCTGCCGCACCCGGTCTTCGGCAACACCTACGAGCAGTGGCGCGAGCAGTGGCGGCTGGTGCTGGAGACCAACCTCACCGGCGCCGCCAACGTCACCTGGTGCGCCGCCCAGCACATGCGCGAGCGGGGCGGCCGGATCGTCAACGTCTCCTCGCGGGGTGCCTTCCGGGGCGAGCCGGAGCAGCCCGCGTACGGGGCGAGCAAGGCGGGGCTGAACGCGCTCGGTCAGTCGCTGGCCCTGGCCCTGGCCCCGTACGGCATCGCGGTGGCCACGGTCGCCCCCGGCTTCGTCGAGACCGACATGACCACCACCCACCTGGCCGGCGAGCGGGGCGACGCGATCCGCGCCCAGAGCCCCTTCAACCGGGTGGCCCGCCCGGCGGAGATCGCCGCCGCCGTGCACTGGCTGGCCAGCCCCGAGGCCGAGTGGGCCTCGGGCACCATCGTCGACCTCAACGGCGCCTCCTACCTGCGCAGCTGA
- a CDS encoding cytidine deaminase, which produces MPESPAVPAARPTPSDPAELSAEDGKLVILARGARGRVGAVEGAAVRDQDGRTYAAASVALPSLTLTALQLAVASAVAAGASRLEAAVVVTEASTLDGAGHAAVRDLAPDAPIHVAAPDGTVLGTVVE; this is translated from the coding sequence ATGCCTGAGTCACCCGCCGTGCCGGCTGCCCGGCCCACCCCGTCCGATCCGGCCGAGCTGAGCGCCGAGGACGGCAAGCTGGTCATCCTGGCCCGGGGCGCGCGCGGCCGGGTCGGCGCCGTGGAGGGCGCGGCGGTCCGTGACCAGGACGGTCGGACGTACGCCGCAGCCAGCGTGGCGCTGCCGTCGCTGACCCTGACCGCGCTCCAGCTCGCGGTCGCCTCGGCGGTGGCCGCGGGCGCGAGCCGGCTGGAAGCCGCCGTGGTGGTGACCGAGGCGTCGACGCTGGACGGCGCGGGGCACGCCGCGGTCCGTGACCTGGCACCGGACGCGCCGATCCACGTGGCCGCCCCGGACGGCACGGTCCTCGGCACGGTGGTGGAGTGA
- a CDS encoding DUF4870 domain-containing protein: MTEPPRPPGAGDPGAQPDPTAPYGSSEPPTAPLSGAPGGAGYPPPGGYPPPTGGQPPSGGYPPPGGYPPPNAGYPTGGAYGAPTGGYANNDDKTWALVAHFGGAAGALISFGPLGFVAPLIAYLARGQQSPTVRAHALAALNFQILWSIIAFVLLFVSWCLLFLPSIAVVVIQILFGIIAGMKANEGQPYRYPMSANFIK; encoded by the coding sequence ATGACTGAACCACCTCGCCCGCCCGGAGCGGGGGACCCCGGCGCCCAGCCGGACCCGACCGCGCCGTACGGCTCGTCGGAGCCACCCACCGCACCACTGTCCGGGGCACCGGGCGGCGCCGGGTATCCCCCGCCCGGTGGCTATCCGCCGCCCACCGGCGGTCAGCCGCCGTCGGGCGGCTACCCCCCGCCGGGCGGCTACCCGCCGCCGAACGCCGGCTACCCGACCGGCGGCGCGTACGGCGCCCCCACCGGCGGCTACGCCAACAACGACGACAAGACCTGGGCCCTGGTCGCGCACTTCGGCGGTGCCGCCGGCGCGCTGATCAGCTTCGGCCCGCTGGGCTTCGTCGCCCCGCTCATCGCCTACCTGGCCCGTGGTCAGCAGTCGCCGACCGTCCGGGCGCACGCCCTGGCCGCGCTGAACTTCCAGATCCTCTGGTCGATCATCGCGTTCGTGCTGCTCTTCGTGAGCTGGTGCCTGCTCTTCCTGCCCAGCATCGCGGTCGTGGTGATCCAGATCCTGTTCGGGATCATCGCCGGCATGAAGGCCAACGAGGGTCAGCCCTACCGCTACCCGATGTCCGCGAACTTCATCAAGTGA
- a CDS encoding PhoH family protein, with product MTGTPPPGPPRVQTRITVPDAKIMVNLLGAGDEILRLVERSVNSDVHVRGNEITITGAPADNALAERLFSELLELIEKGETLTTDAVRRTVGMLEQGTAERPAEVLTLNILSRRGRTIRPKTLGQKKYVDAIDAHTIVFGIGPAGTGKTYLAMAKAVQALQAKQVNRIILTRPAVEAGERLGFLPGTLNEKIDPYLRPLYDALHDMLDPESIPKLMAAGTIEVAPLAYMRGRTLNDAFIILDEAQNTTPEQMKMFLTRLGFNSKIVVTGDITQVDLPGGTTSGLRVVREILAGVEDVHFAQLSSSDVVRHKLVGEIVDAYARWDAERENQQAQSVHAVPGRTAQGGRAGRRR from the coding sequence ATGACCGGCACCCCACCTCCCGGCCCGCCCCGGGTGCAGACCAGGATCACGGTCCCCGACGCGAAGATCATGGTGAACCTGCTCGGCGCGGGCGACGAGATCCTGCGACTCGTCGAACGTTCGGTCAACAGTGACGTCCACGTGCGCGGCAACGAGATCACCATCACCGGCGCCCCCGCGGACAACGCCCTCGCCGAGCGTCTCTTCAGTGAGCTGCTCGAACTGATCGAGAAAGGCGAGACCCTGACCACTGACGCCGTCCGGCGTACCGTCGGCATGCTCGAGCAGGGCACCGCCGAGCGGCCCGCCGAGGTCCTGACGCTCAACATCCTCTCCCGGCGCGGCCGCACCATCCGCCCCAAGACCCTCGGGCAGAAGAAGTACGTCGACGCGATCGACGCGCACACCATCGTCTTCGGCATCGGCCCCGCCGGTACGGGCAAGACCTACCTGGCCATGGCGAAGGCCGTCCAGGCGCTCCAGGCCAAGCAGGTCAACCGGATCATCCTGACCCGGCCGGCGGTCGAGGCGGGGGAGCGGCTGGGCTTCCTGCCCGGCACGCTCAACGAGAAGATCGACCCCTACCTGCGCCCGCTCTACGACGCGCTGCACGACATGCTCGACCCGGAGTCCATCCCGAAGCTGATGGCCGCCGGCACGATCGAGGTCGCCCCGCTGGCATACATGAGGGGCAGAACCCTTAACGACGCGTTCATCATCCTGGACGAGGCGCAGAACACGACGCCCGAGCAGATGAAGATGTTCCTCACCCGGCTCGGCTTCAACTCCAAGATCGTGGTGACCGGCGACATCACCCAGGTGGACCTTCCCGGCGGGACGACCAGCGGGCTGCGGGTGGTCCGGGAGATCCTGGCAGGCGTCGAAGACGTGCACTTCGCCCAGCTCTCCAGCTCCGACGTGGTCCGCCACAAGCTGGTGGGGGAGATCGTCGACGCGTACGCCCGCTGGGACGCCGAGCGGGAGAACCAGCAGGCGCAGAGCGTGCACGCCGTGCCCGGGCGGACCGCCCAGGGCGGCCGGGCCGGCCGGCGCCGCTAA